A window of Mucilaginibacter paludis DSM 18603 contains these coding sequences:
- the porN gene encoding type IX secretion system ring subunit PorN/GldN, producing MKRKFIIVLFIMLASGLSLMAQTKKKAKTRARKRTQTVKTVKKPVVDTTANVAATPLPANNNIDTLKSVPDSDDGYLKSIVITKARPFPIFEPTANNVKFYHRYKRDIMLKDPKNAKFNTPGSTLIEALLKGMKEGVITPYDATPGTTANPTGDAFTVPLTYTQLMSKLVDTAMVDQLDKDGNKIGSVKKLNDFSPDKIVGYRIKEDVYYDKQRSKVETRIIGIAPLITLKLSSGDTVGIQPSCWLKYKQCRLVFAKMDVSDADRNLYDVSMDDMFLQRQFNAVIVEESNAKGDRIKDYAKTPEEQAAEAARIEKKLADYKRNIWKYQTNITATSVPDSKTKKQKSKSDKVVTPPATDSTGTQVKP from the coding sequence ATGAAAAGGAAATTCATAATTGTTTTGTTTATTATGCTGGCAAGCGGCTTAAGCTTGATGGCGCAAACCAAAAAGAAAGCCAAAACAAGAGCCCGTAAAAGAACTCAAACAGTAAAAACTGTTAAGAAGCCCGTAGTAGACACCACAGCAAACGTTGCGGCAACACCACTACCGGCAAATAATAACATAGATACCCTTAAATCGGTACCGGATAGCGATGATGGCTACTTAAAAAGTATCGTAATTACCAAGGCCAGGCCCTTCCCTATTTTTGAGCCAACCGCCAATAACGTAAAATTTTATCACCGTTACAAACGGGATATCATGCTTAAAGATCCCAAAAATGCTAAGTTTAACACCCCTGGTTCTACATTAATAGAGGCCTTATTAAAGGGCATGAAAGAGGGTGTAATTACCCCATATGATGCAACGCCCGGTACAACGGCAAATCCAACAGGCGACGCTTTCACCGTTCCGTTAACTTATACGCAATTGATGTCTAAATTAGTAGACACAGCGATGGTTGACCAATTAGACAAAGACGGGAACAAAATAGGCAGTGTAAAAAAATTAAACGATTTTAGCCCGGATAAAATCGTTGGCTATCGTATTAAAGAAGATGTTTATTATGATAAGCAACGGTCAAAGGTGGAAACACGTATCATAGGCATTGCACCACTAATTACATTAAAACTATCCAGCGGTGATACTGTAGGTATACAGCCTTCATGCTGGTTAAAATATAAACAATGTCGCTTAGTTTTTGCAAAAATGGATGTTTCAGATGCTGACAGGAATTTGTATGATGTGAGCATGGATGATATGTTTTTGCAACGTCAGTTTAACGCTGTAATTGTAGAAGAATCAAATGCAAAGGGAGATAGAATAAAAGATTATGCTAAAACTCCTGAGGAACAAGCTGCTGAAGCTGCCCGTATAGAGAAAAAATTGGCAGATTACAAGCGGAATATTTGGAAATACCAAACTAACATTACCGCCACCTCGGTACCCGATAGCAAAACAAAAAAGCAGAAAAGTAAAAGCGATAAGGTAGTTACACCACCTGCAACTGATAGTACAGGAACACAAGTAAAACCTTAA